The Candidatus Bathyarchaeia archaeon DNA segment CTCGGAGTATTATAAGCTGAAAGGATTTGTTGGGAAGACTGTGCCAAAAGTGCGTGCAGCTCAGGCTAAGAAAACGTTTAGTGCTATTACGAAGGCTGTTGATTTGGGTTTGATTAAGGCCTGCCATGACTTGTCTGAAGGTGGCTTGGCAGTGGGTGCTGCAGAGATGGCTTTTGCTGGTGGGCTTGGGTTGGAGTTGGATTTGCTAAAAGTTCCATGCGAGGCGTTGGCACGTGATGATTTTGTTTTGTTTTCGGAGTCTAACAGCCGTTTTCTAGTTGAAGTTTCAGAGAGGGATAAAGTGGATTTTGAGGTTCTAATGAAGAACACGGTTTGTGCGGAGATAGGCAAGGTCAGCGAAAATCCAAGGTTGCGCATCAAAGGGTTGGATGGAAAGGTTGTTGTTGACGCGTTGCTTGCAGAGTTGCTGGCAAGTTGGAAGAGAACATTAAGCAGCGGGGTGTAAACTGTGAAGCGTGGAGAGATTAAGGTTTGTGTTTTGCGTGTGGGTGGAACTAACTGCGACGCGGAAACAAAAAGGGCGTTTGAAGAGTTAGGCGTGCATGCGGAAGTTGTGCATGTGAACGAGCTTGTCAAGCATGGCGGACTGCTTGAATATCACGCTTTGGTTTTTCCAGGCGGCTTCTCCTATGGAGATTATGTGCGGGCTGGCGCCATATGGGCTAAGTGGATACTGGCTAAGATGGGCAGGGAGTTGAAGACGTTTGTTGACGAAAACCGCCCCATTTTGGGCATTTGTAATGGTTTTCAAGTGCTTGTTGAGGCTGGTTTGCTTCCGGGTTTTGAGGGAATGAGTCCTTATCCTGAAGCGTCTTTGGCTACTAATGTTCCGCCGGGGTATAATTGTCGTTGGGTTTATCTTAAGCATGAGAATAACGGAAAATGCTTGTTTACATCGAAAATACCGAAAGGGAAGGTTTTGCGTGTTCCAGTTGCGCATTCGGAAGGCAGATTTATATTTGCAAAAGAAAAGGAAAAGCGACT contains these protein-coding regions:
- the purQ gene encoding phosphoribosylformylglycinamidine synthase subunit PurQ — encoded protein: MKRGEIKVCVLRVGGTNCDAETKRAFEELGVHAEVVHVNELVKHGGLLEYHALVFPGGFSYGDYVRAGAIWAKWILAKMGRELKTFVDENRPILGICNGFQVLVEAGLLPGFEGMSPYPEASLATNVPPGYNCRWVYLKHENNGKCLFTSKIPKGKVLRVPVAHSEGRFIFAKEKEKRLLERLYENDQLVFRYCMKDGAYADGRYPANPNGSFHDITGICNPEGTIFGLMPHPERAFYWWQQPNWTRQKQMPQHGDGKLIFEGLINYLEKKDN